The following nucleotide sequence is from Micromonospora sp. WMMD1120.
GGCCTCACCCGGCAAGGTGTAGGTGACCTCCCGACCGCGACGCTTGCGCCGGATCAACCGGGCGTCCCTGAGGTACCGCAGGTGGCGGGCGACGAGCGTCGGATCGACTGACATCGCCTCCACCAGTGAGGCGGGCGTCTGGTCGCCCTCCTGCAGCAGGACGAGAATGCGTATC
It contains:
- a CDS encoding metalloregulator ArsR/SmtB family transcription factor; translated protein: MSTAHLDVTRRALDRAVVVLRAMAYEHRIRILVLLQEGDQTPASLVEAMSVDPTLVARHLRYLRDARLIRRKRRGREVTYTLPGEATRRLITEVLRHAENSA